A window of the Burkholderia sp. 9120 genome harbors these coding sequences:
- a CDS encoding TIGR00730 family Rossman fold protein: MTKRKVIPSLRSLADQERATAKKARASWQMFTIMAEFIEATEYLSEIRPAVSIYGSARLKPNSPYYKLATQIARKLSDAGFAVISGGGPGIMEAANKGAHAGKAPSVGLNIELPHEQSGNQWQDISLRFRHFFTRKVTFVKNSDAVIVMPGGFGTLDELAEVLTLIQTKKSRHVPIILVGAEFWEGLLAWFKNSLTPMGLINPADMDLMQVIDDPDQVLEAVLKFYEDREETEPHPAKSDEDRMFYL; this comes from the coding sequence ATGACTAAGAGAAAAGTGATTCCGAGTCTGCGATCACTCGCAGATCAAGAGCGCGCTACGGCTAAGAAGGCCCGCGCATCGTGGCAGATGTTCACGATTATGGCAGAGTTTATCGAGGCGACCGAGTACCTCTCGGAGATTCGCCCGGCTGTCAGCATCTACGGTTCAGCGCGTCTGAAACCGAACTCTCCCTACTACAAACTCGCCACGCAAATCGCGCGCAAGCTGTCGGACGCAGGCTTCGCGGTGATCTCGGGCGGCGGCCCCGGCATCATGGAAGCGGCCAACAAGGGCGCGCATGCCGGCAAGGCGCCATCGGTCGGCCTGAACATCGAACTGCCGCACGAGCAATCGGGCAATCAGTGGCAAGACATCTCGCTGCGCTTCCGTCATTTCTTCACGCGCAAAGTGACGTTCGTGAAGAACTCGGACGCGGTCATCGTGATGCCGGGCGGCTTCGGCACGCTGGACGAACTGGCCGAAGTGCTCACGCTGATTCAAACCAAGAAGTCGCGCCACGTGCCGATCATTCTGGTGGGCGCCGAGTTCTGGGAAGGCTTGCTCGCGTGGTTCAAGAATTCGCTCACGCCCATGGGCCTGATCAATCCGGCCGACATGGATCTGATGCAGGTGATCGACGATCCGGACCAGGTGCTCGAAGCGGTGCTGAAGTTTTATGAAGACCGTGAAGAGACGGAGCCGCATCCGGCGAAGTCGGACGAAGACCGGATGTTCTATCTGTAA
- the polA gene encoding DNA polymerase I — protein MPEERSLEGKTLLLVDGSSYLYRAYHAMPDLRGPEGGPTGALYGMINMLRRMRKEVTAEYSACVFDAKGKTFRDDWYPDYKANRPSMPDDLSRQIEPIHVAVRALGWPLLMIEGVEADDVIGTLSTAAEQRGMNVIVSTGDKDLAQLVSDHVTLINTMTNEKLDRAGVIAKFGVPPERIIDYLSLIGDTVDNVPGVEKCGPKTALKWLTQFDSLDGIVAHADEIKGAVGDNLRRALDFLPMARKLVTVDRHCNLTEHIVSIEESLQSRPESREELRDVFARHGFKTWLREVEIAEVVEGPQVDAEPALSVDHERHYDTVQTWEQFDAWFETINAAGLTSFDTETTSLDPMTAQIVGLSLSVEAGRAAYVPLAHRGPDAPVQLPRDEVLAKLKPWLESADHKKVGQHLKYDEQVLANYGIEMRGIEHDTLLQSYVVESHRTHDMDSLALRHLGIKTIKYEEVAGKGAGQIGFDEVALEQAAEYAAEDADITLRLHQALYPQVAAEKALEYVYRDIELPTSRVLRKMERTGVLIDAEKLRLQSSEIAARLIQLEAEAYVLAGGEFNLGSPKQIGQIFFEKLELPIVKKTPSGAPSTDEEVLQKLAEDYPLPKILLEHRGLSKLKSTYTDKLPRMVNTTTGRVHTNYAQAVAVTGRLASNDPNLQNIPVRTGEGRRIREAFIAPPGHKLVSADYSQIELRIMAHISGDESLLRAFSQGEDIHRATAAEIFSVTPLEVSNDQRRVAKVINFGLIYGMSSFGLASNLGITRDAAKLYIDRYFARYPGVARYMDETRVSAKAKGYVETVFGRRLWLPEINGGNGPRRQAAERAAINAPMQGTAADLIKLSMIAVQNWIEESKIGTRMIMQVHDELILEVPDAELSEVRKRLPELMCGVADLKVPLVAEVGAGLNWEEAH, from the coding sequence ATGCCTGAAGAACGAAGCCTTGAAGGTAAGACCCTGCTATTGGTCGACGGTTCGAGTTATCTGTACCGGGCCTACCATGCGATGCCTGATCTGCGCGGACCCGAGGGCGGTCCCACGGGTGCGCTCTACGGGATGATCAACATGCTGCGGCGCATGCGCAAGGAAGTCACAGCAGAGTATAGCGCGTGCGTGTTCGACGCCAAGGGCAAAACGTTTCGCGACGACTGGTATCCGGACTACAAGGCGAATCGTCCGTCCATGCCGGACGATCTGTCACGTCAGATCGAGCCGATTCATGTGGCGGTGCGCGCGCTCGGCTGGCCGCTGCTGATGATCGAAGGCGTCGAAGCCGACGACGTGATCGGCACGCTCAGCACCGCCGCGGAACAGCGTGGCATGAACGTGATCGTGTCGACTGGGGACAAGGATCTGGCGCAGCTCGTGTCGGATCATGTCACCCTCATCAATACGATGACGAACGAAAAGCTCGATCGTGCCGGCGTAATCGCCAAGTTCGGCGTGCCGCCGGAACGCATCATCGACTATCTGTCGCTGATCGGCGATACGGTCGACAACGTGCCGGGCGTCGAGAAATGCGGGCCGAAAACCGCGCTCAAATGGCTCACGCAGTTCGATTCGCTGGATGGCATCGTCGCACACGCGGACGAAATCAAAGGTGCGGTAGGAGACAATCTGCGCCGTGCGCTCGATTTCCTGCCGATGGCGCGCAAACTCGTCACCGTCGATCGCCATTGCAATCTGACCGAGCACATCGTGTCGATCGAGGAAAGCCTGCAAAGCCGGCCGGAGTCGCGTGAGGAACTGCGCGACGTATTCGCGCGCCACGGCTTCAAGACCTGGCTGCGCGAAGTGGAAATCGCCGAGGTCGTGGAGGGTCCGCAAGTCGACGCGGAGCCGGCGTTGTCGGTGGATCACGAGCGGCATTACGACACCGTGCAGACGTGGGAACAATTCGACGCGTGGTTCGAGACGATCAACGCGGCCGGACTGACCTCGTTCGATACCGAAACCACGTCGCTCGATCCCATGACCGCGCAGATCGTGGGTTTGTCGTTGTCGGTCGAGGCGGGGCGCGCGGCGTATGTGCCGCTCGCGCATCGCGGCCCGGACGCGCCCGTGCAATTGCCGCGCGACGAAGTGCTCGCGAAGCTCAAGCCGTGGCTCGAAAGCGCCGATCACAAGAAGGTCGGCCAGCATCTGAAGTACGACGAACAGGTGCTCGCCAATTACGGCATCGAAATGCGCGGCATCGAACACGACACGCTGCTGCAATCGTACGTGGTCGAATCGCACCGCACGCACGACATGGACAGCCTCGCGCTGCGTCATCTCGGCATCAAGACGATCAAGTACGAAGAAGTCGCGGGCAAGGGCGCGGGCCAGATCGGTTTCGACGAAGTCGCGTTGGAGCAGGCCGCGGAATACGCGGCGGAAGACGCCGATATCACGTTGCGTCTGCATCAGGCTTTGTATCCGCAAGTAGCCGCGGAGAAAGCGCTCGAGTACGTGTACCGCGATATCGAACTGCCCACCTCGCGCGTATTGCGCAAGATGGAACGCACCGGTGTGCTGATCGACGCGGAAAAACTGCGGCTGCAAAGCAGCGAAATCGCCGCGCGTCTGATTCAACTGGAAGCCGAAGCGTACGTGCTGGCCGGCGGCGAATTCAATCTCGGCTCGCCGAAACAGATCGGCCAGATCTTCTTCGAGAAGCTCGAGTTGCCGATCGTCAAGAAGACCCCGAGCGGCGCACCGTCCACCGACGAAGAAGTGCTGCAAAAGCTCGCCGAAGACTATCCGCTGCCGAAGATTCTGCTCGAACATCGTGGTTTGTCGAAGCTCAAATCGACCTACACCGATAAGTTGCCGCGCATGGTCAACACCACCACGGGCCGCGTGCATACGAACTACGCGCAGGCCGTGGCGGTCACCGGGCGTCTCGCATCGAACGATCCGAACCTGCAGAACATTCCCGTGCGAACCGGCGAAGGCCGCCGCATTCGCGAGGCGTTCATCGCGCCGCCGGGCCACAAGCTGGTGTCGGCGGATTATTCGCAGATCGAATTGCGCATCATGGCGCACATTTCCGGCGACGAATCGCTGCTGCGCGCGTTCTCGCAAGGGGAAGACATTCACCGCGCCACCGCAGCGGAAATCTTCAGCGTGACGCCGCTCGAAGTGTCTAACGATCAGCGGCGCGTGGCCAAGGTCATCAACTTCGGCCTGATCTACGGCATGAGTTCGTTCGGCCTCGCGTCGAACCTCGGCATTACGCGCGACGCGGCCAAGCTTTATATCGACCGCTATTTCGCGCGTTATCCGGGCGTGGCGCGTTATATGGACGAAACGCGCGTCAGCGCGAAGGCCAAGGGTTATGTGGAGACCGTCTTCGGTCGCCGCCTGTGGCTGCCGGAAATCAACGGTGGCAACGGTCCGCGCCGCCAGGCCGCCGAGCGCGCCGCGATTAACGCGCCGATGCAGGGCACGGCCGCCGACCTGATCAAGCTCTCCATGATCGCGGTGCAAAATTGGATCGAAGAGTCGAAGATCGGCACGCGCATGATCATGCAGGTCCACGACGAACTGATCCTCGAAGTGCCGGACGCCGAATTATCCGAAGTACGCAAGCGCTTGCCCGAATTGATGTGCGGTGTCGCCGACCTGAAAGTGCCGTTGGTCGCCGAGGTAGGCGCCGGCCTGAATTGGGAAGAGGCGCATTGA
- a CDS encoding NAD(P)/FAD-dependent oxidoreductase — MHRFIVVGGGAGGLELATRLGDRYAPHKNKGGVRAQVTLVDRNPTHIWKPLLHEVAAGSMDPFTQELEYAAQARWHGFEFQQGELAGLDRANKRLTLSTVLDDDGAELLPERELEYDTLVIAIGSTTAFFGVKGAPEFSLALDTVSQAERFRKRLIAACMRAEHQVHEPVEAVPDVGVPTEPRIQVAIVGGGATGVELSAELRNTAQVLSAYGLHKLDPRHDVGIVLIEAGPRILPALQERVSTATAELLTKLGVKLMIGETVAEVAPGMIRTASGKTVRADLTVWAAGIKAPAILSQLDSLPVNRLGQLIVRRTLQTEIDDNVFALGDCAACPWPGNERNVPPRAQAAHQQASFLMKALAARLDNKPLPEFTYRDFGSLVSLGHFSAVGNLMGGVIGGNMLIEGLFARFMYMSLYRLHIAALHGYARMVLDTFAHWLRRTTLPRVKLH, encoded by the coding sequence ATGCATCGATTTATCGTCGTTGGCGGGGGAGCGGGCGGGCTGGAATTAGCCACGCGTCTGGGCGATCGCTATGCGCCTCACAAGAACAAAGGCGGCGTGCGCGCGCAAGTCACGCTCGTCGACCGCAATCCCACACATATCTGGAAGCCGCTGCTGCATGAAGTGGCGGCCGGCAGCATGGACCCGTTCACGCAGGAACTCGAATATGCAGCGCAAGCGCGCTGGCATGGCTTCGAGTTTCAGCAGGGCGAACTGGCCGGTCTGGACCGCGCCAATAAGCGTCTCACGCTCAGCACCGTGCTCGACGACGACGGCGCTGAGTTGCTGCCCGAACGCGAACTCGAATACGACACGCTGGTCATCGCGATCGGCAGCACCACGGCGTTCTTCGGCGTGAAAGGCGCGCCGGAGTTTTCGCTGGCGCTCGATACGGTCAGCCAGGCCGAGCGGTTCCGCAAACGTCTGATCGCGGCGTGCATGCGCGCGGAGCATCAGGTGCATGAGCCTGTTGAAGCGGTGCCGGACGTGGGCGTGCCCACCGAGCCGCGCATTCAGGTGGCGATTGTCGGCGGCGGCGCGACCGGCGTCGAACTGTCGGCGGAATTGCGCAACACCGCGCAGGTGTTGTCCGCGTACGGCTTGCATAAGCTCGATCCGCGGCATGACGTCGGCATTGTGCTGATCGAAGCGGGGCCGCGTATTTTGCCGGCGCTGCAGGAACGTGTTTCGACGGCGACCGCTGAACTGCTGACCAAGCTCGGCGTGAAGCTGATGATCGGCGAGACCGTGGCCGAAGTCGCGCCCGGCATGATTCGCACCGCGAGTGGCAAAACCGTGCGCGCCGATCTGACGGTGTGGGCGGCGGGCATCAAGGCGCCGGCGATTCTGAGCCAGCTCGACAGTCTGCCGGTCAATCGTCTGGGGCAACTCATCGTGCGCCGTACGCTGCAAACCGAGATCGACGACAACGTCTTCGCGCTCGGCGATTGCGCCGCGTGTCCGTGGCCGGGCAACGAGCGGAACGTGCCGCCGCGCGCGCAGGCCGCTCACCAGCAGGCGAGTTTTCTGATGAAAGCGCTCGCCGCGCGGCTCGACAACAAGCCGCTGCCGGAATTCACCTATCGCGACTTCGGCTCGCTGGTGTCGCTCGGGCATTTCAGCGCGGTCGGCAATCTGATGGGCGGCGTGATCGGCGGCAACATGCTGATCGAAGGGCTGTTCGCGCGGTTCATGTACATGTCGCTGTACCGGCTGCATATCGCCGCGCTGCACGGCTACGCGCGAATGGTGCTCGATACGTTCGCGCACTGGTTGCGGCGTACTACGCTGCCGCGAGTCAAGCTGCACTAA
- a CDS encoding dienelactone hydrolase family protein: MLKPEIDSLVPHVPFNRRTFIKAALGTGFAAAVMPVSAQTIHTDSDGLEAGEVAVRSGDTLVPAYRAQPKGKTHLPVIIVVHEIFGVHEHIADVCRRFAKQGYLAIAPNLYERQGDPTVYTSMQQLNEQLVSKVPDDQVMGDLDATVAWAGEHGGDLNRLGVNGFCWGGRIAWLYAEHNPRLKAGVAWYGRVTGQKTAMNPANPLDEVAQLHAPMLGLYGRQDQSIPQDTLEQMKRAIAQGPEAGRGSQFVVYDDAGHAFFADYRPSYKKADAEDGWRRALVWFRQHGVA; the protein is encoded by the coding sequence ATGCTGAAACCTGAGATCGACAGCCTCGTCCCGCACGTTCCCTTCAATCGACGCACCTTCATCAAAGCCGCGCTCGGCACCGGATTCGCAGCCGCCGTGATGCCGGTGTCGGCACAAACCATCCATACCGATAGCGACGGCCTCGAAGCCGGCGAAGTGGCCGTGCGTTCCGGCGACACGCTGGTGCCCGCGTACCGCGCGCAGCCGAAGGGCAAGACGCATCTGCCGGTGATCATCGTCGTGCATGAGATTTTCGGCGTGCACGAGCATATCGCCGACGTGTGCCGGCGCTTTGCAAAGCAGGGTTATCTGGCGATTGCGCCGAATCTGTATGAACGGCAGGGCGATCCCACCGTTTATACGAGCATGCAGCAGCTCAACGAACAACTGGTCAGCAAAGTGCCCGACGATCAGGTCATGGGCGATCTGGATGCGACCGTCGCCTGGGCGGGCGAGCATGGCGGCGATCTGAACCGGCTCGGCGTGAATGGCTTCTGCTGGGGTGGGCGGATTGCGTGGCTGTACGCCGAGCACAATCCGCGATTGAAGGCGGGTGTGGCCTGGTATGGCCGCGTGACGGGGCAGAAAACCGCGATGAACCCCGCGAATCCGCTCGATGAAGTGGCGCAGTTGCATGCGCCGATGCTTGGCCTATACGGGCGCCAGGATCAGAGCATTCCGCAGGACACGCTCGAGCAGATGAAGCGGGCTATCGCGCAGGGTCCGGAGGCGGGGCGTGGGTCGCAGTTCGTGGTGTACGACGACGCAGGGCATGCGTTTTTCGCGGATTATCGGCCGAGTTATAAGAAGGCCGATGCCGAGGATGGCTGGCGGCGGGCGTTGGTGTGGTTCAGGCAGCATGGCGTGGCGTGA
- a CDS encoding sulfurtransferase gives MPHTHYTTLISATNLAERLTAAPGSVFVIDCRFDLADTEAGEKAYLAGHLPGAHYLNLDRDLSGPKTGTNGRHPLPDRARLVETLESRGLKQGQQVVAYDSQGGMYAARAWWLLRWLGHDAVALLDGGLQAWEAAGLPLTQDVPAQNTGDFKAAAPLAVTVDVQTVERNLASKERVVVDARAADRYRGENETLDRVGGHIPGALNRFFKDNFTADGRFKPAHTLREEFHALLGDTSPEHVVLQCGSGVTACVNAVAMEVAGLHGAALYAGSWSEWSADSKRPIGTGANA, from the coding sequence ATGCCGCACACTCACTACACCACGCTGATCTCCGCGACGAATCTCGCGGAACGGCTCACCGCTGCGCCGGGCAGCGTGTTCGTCATCGATTGCCGGTTCGATCTGGCCGACACGGAAGCGGGCGAAAAAGCCTATCTGGCCGGGCATCTGCCGGGCGCGCATTACCTGAACCTCGATCGCGATCTGTCGGGGCCGAAGACGGGCACGAACGGGCGTCATCCGTTGCCGGATCGGGCGCGTCTCGTGGAGACGCTGGAGTCGCGCGGACTGAAGCAGGGGCAGCAGGTTGTCGCCTATGACTCGCAGGGCGGCATGTACGCCGCTCGCGCGTGGTGGCTGCTGCGCTGGCTCGGCCATGACGCGGTCGCGCTGCTCGACGGTGGTTTGCAGGCCTGGGAGGCCGCCGGTTTGCCGCTGACGCAAGACGTGCCGGCGCAGAATACCGGCGACTTCAAGGCGGCCGCGCCGCTGGCCGTCACCGTCGATGTGCAAACGGTCGAGCGCAACCTCGCCTCGAAGGAACGCGTGGTGGTCGACGCCCGTGCGGCCGATCGCTATCGCGGCGAGAACGAGACGCTGGATCGCGTCGGCGGCCACATCCCGGGCGCGCTCAACCGTTTCTTCAAGGACAACTTCACCGCCGACGGCCGCTTCAAGCCCGCGCACACGTTGCGTGAAGAGTTCCACGCGCTGCTGGGCGATACGTCGCCGGAACATGTGGTGCTGCAATGCGGCTCGGGCGTGACGGCATGCGTCAATGCGGTGGCGATGGAAGTCGCCGGTCTGCATGGCGCAGCGTTGTACGCGGGCTCGTGGAGCGAATGGAGTGCGGACTCGAAGCGGCCGATTGGCACCGGGGCGAATGCTTAA
- a CDS encoding aromatic ring-hydroxylating dioxygenase subunit alpha: protein MSNLSNALQLRSVHSQLPVTAYFDEALLTREIETLFKKGPRYIGHDLMVPEAGNYFALPSESEGRVLVRNQQSQVELLSNVCRHRQAIMLNGRGQTENIVCPLHRWTYDLNGRLLGAPHFADNPCLNLGATPLQNWQGLLFEAQGRDVARDLARLGPSQHFDFSGFMFDHVEVHECNYNWKTFIEVYLEDYHVAPFHPGLGSFVNCDDLTWEFGEWYSVQTVGVHKDLEQPGSPTYRKWHDEVLRFRGGNPPEFGAIWMVYYPGIMIEWYPHVLVVSWLIPRGPQKTTNVVEFYYPEEIALFEREFVEAERAAYMETASEDDEIAERMDAGRRALMDRGESQVGPYQSPMEDGMQHFHEFLRRELGTI from the coding sequence ATGTCCAATCTGAGCAATGCATTGCAGTTGCGGTCTGTCCACAGCCAGCTGCCAGTCACGGCTTACTTTGACGAAGCGCTTCTAACGCGCGAAATCGAAACCCTTTTCAAGAAAGGTCCTCGTTACATCGGCCACGATCTCATGGTGCCCGAAGCGGGGAATTATTTTGCCTTGCCCAGCGAGAGCGAGGGGCGTGTGCTCGTCCGTAACCAGCAGTCGCAGGTCGAGCTGCTGTCGAACGTGTGCCGCCACCGGCAAGCCATCATGCTCAACGGCCGCGGCCAGACGGAGAATATCGTCTGCCCGCTGCATCGCTGGACGTACGACCTGAACGGTCGGCTCCTCGGCGCGCCGCATTTCGCGGACAACCCGTGTCTGAATCTGGGCGCCACGCCGCTGCAGAACTGGCAAGGCCTGTTGTTCGAAGCGCAGGGGCGTGACGTCGCGCGCGATCTGGCACGCCTTGGCCCCAGCCAACATTTCGATTTTTCGGGCTTCATGTTCGATCACGTCGAAGTGCACGAGTGCAACTACAACTGGAAGACCTTTATCGAGGTCTATCTGGAGGATTACCACGTCGCGCCGTTCCATCCGGGCCTCGGCAGCTTCGTCAATTGCGACGACCTGACGTGGGAATTCGGCGAGTGGTACAGCGTTCAGACGGTCGGCGTGCACAAGGATCTGGAGCAGCCGGGCAGTCCGACGTACCGCAAGTGGCACGACGAGGTGCTGCGCTTCCGCGGCGGCAACCCGCCCGAATTCGGCGCGATCTGGATGGTGTACTACCCCGGCATCATGATCGAGTGGTATCCGCACGTGCTGGTGGTGTCGTGGCTGATTCCGCGCGGGCCGCAGAAAACCACCAACGTGGTGGAGTTCTATTACCCTGAAGAAATCGCGCTGTTCGAACGCGAGTTCGTCGAAGCCGAGCGCGCCGCCTATATGGAAACCGCCAGCGAAGACGACGAGATCGCCGAACGCATGGACGCCGGCCGCCGCGCGTTGATGGATCGCGGCGAGTCGCAGGTTGGTCCGTACCAGAGCCCAATGGAAGACGGCATGCAGCACTTCCACGAGTTCTTGCGGCGCGAACTTGGCACGATCTGA
- a CDS encoding exodeoxyribonuclease VII small subunit — translation MAKTASKEAAAAPAEGVDTTPLPENYEAAQAELEGLVARMESGNLSLEESLTAYRRGAALVAFCQQQLEKVEQQVRVLDGETLKPLPMNNAGTAATESGDDL, via the coding sequence ATGGCGAAGACCGCATCGAAAGAGGCTGCTGCCGCGCCAGCAGAAGGCGTCGACACCACGCCGCTGCCCGAGAACTACGAGGCCGCCCAGGCGGAACTGGAGGGGCTGGTGGCGCGCATGGAAAGCGGCAATCTCAGCCTCGAGGAGTCGCTGACCGCCTACCGGCGCGGCGCCGCGCTCGTGGCGTTTTGTCAGCAGCAGCTCGAAAAGGTCGAGCAGCAGGTGCGCGTGCTCGACGGTGAGACGCTCAAACCGCTGCCCATGAATAACGCAGGCACAGCCGCTACTGAGAGCGGGGACGACCTATGA
- a CDS encoding polyprenyl synthetase family protein — translation MTFEPWMRSVLERVETALEHYLPTETTEPAQLHEAMRYAVLGGGKRVRPLLCHAAGELTGARAECLDAAAAALEMIHVYSLVHDDMPCMDDDALRRGKPTVHVQYDEATALLVGDALQAQAFVALTSEVLAPAQQASLVRELALASGSIGMCGGQAIDLASVGHTLTRTQLETMHRMKTGALLRAAVRMGALAGETPDADAMRSLDAYSAAVGLAFQVVDDILDVTTDSATLGKTAGKDAKDGKPTYVSIIGLDASRTLAAQLRSDAHAALAPFGARAQRLAELADLVVNRVS, via the coding sequence ATGACATTCGAACCATGGATGCGCTCGGTACTCGAGCGCGTCGAAACGGCACTAGAACATTACCTGCCGACCGAGACCACCGAGCCGGCCCAACTGCATGAAGCCATGCGCTATGCGGTATTGGGCGGCGGCAAGCGGGTTCGCCCGCTGCTGTGCCACGCGGCCGGCGAGCTGACCGGCGCGCGCGCCGAATGCCTCGACGCGGCGGCGGCGGCACTGGAAATGATTCACGTGTATTCGCTCGTGCACGACGACATGCCCTGCATGGACGACGACGCGCTGCGGCGCGGCAAGCCTACGGTACACGTCCAGTATGACGAAGCCACGGCATTGCTGGTCGGCGACGCGCTGCAGGCACAGGCGTTCGTCGCGTTGACGTCGGAGGTTCTGGCGCCGGCACAGCAGGCTTCGCTCGTGCGTGAACTGGCGTTGGCGAGCGGCTCGATCGGCATGTGCGGCGGTCAGGCGATCGACCTGGCCAGCGTCGGCCATACGCTGACGCGCACCCAGCTCGAAACCATGCACCGCATGAAAACCGGCGCCTTGCTGCGCGCCGCGGTGCGCATGGGCGCGCTGGCAGGCGAGACGCCGGACGCGGACGCGATGCGTTCGCTGGACGCGTATTCGGCCGCTGTCGGCCTCGCGTTCCAGGTCGTCGACGATATTCTCGACGTCACGACCGACTCCGCGACGCTCGGCAAAACCGCAGGTAAAGACGCGAAGGACGGCAAGCCGACCTACGTGTCGATTATTGGGCTCGACGCCTCGCGTACGCTCGCAGCACAGCTGCGTAGCGACGCTCATGCTGCACTGGCGCCGTTTGGCGCACGCGCGCAGCGTCTTGCCGAATTGGCCGACCTGGTGGTGAACCGGGTTAGCTGA
- the dxs gene encoding 1-deoxy-D-xylulose-5-phosphate synthase, producing MYDLLKTIDDPAALRRLDRRQLQPLADELRAFVLDSVSQTGGHLSSNLGTVELTIALHYVFDTPRDRIVWDVGHQTYPHKILTGRRDQMHSLRQLGGISGFPKRDESEYDTFGTAHSSTSISAALGMAIASKLKGEHRTGIAVIGDGAMTAGMAFEAMNNAGVEDDVPLLVILNDNDMSISPPVGALNRHLARLMSGRFYAAARAGVERVLRVAPPMLDLARKLEEHAKGMIVPATLFEEFGFNYIGPIDGHDLDSLIPTLQNIKELRGPQFLHVVTKKGQGYKLAEADPVLYHGPGKFNPAEGIKPATTPSKKTYTQVFGEWLCDAAELDPRVVGITPAMREGSGMVEFEKRFPDRYFDVGIAEQHAVTFAGGLAADGMKPVVAIYSTFLQRAYDQLIHDVALQNLPVVFAIDRAGLVGADGATHAGAYDLAFLRCIPNMTVMAASDENECRQMLYTALQQPNPTAVRYPRGAGTGVATVKQMAVLPIGKGEIRRETSQPAGKRIAILAFGTMVAPSLAAAEQLDATVANMRFVKPLDTDLVRQLAETHDAIVTVEEGCVMGGAGSACVEALLESGVLRPVLQLGLPDQFIDHGDPGKLLAACGLDAVGIAKSIRERFLSSGAVGGQSSVKRVA from the coding sequence ATGTACGACTTGCTGAAAACCATCGACGACCCGGCAGCCTTGCGCCGCCTCGATCGCCGCCAACTGCAACCGCTTGCCGACGAGTTGCGCGCCTTTGTGCTCGACAGCGTATCGCAGACGGGCGGCCATCTTTCGTCCAACCTCGGCACGGTCGAGTTGACCATTGCGCTGCACTATGTGTTCGACACGCCGCGTGACCGGATCGTCTGGGACGTCGGCCATCAAACCTATCCGCACAAGATCCTGACCGGCCGCCGCGACCAGATGCACTCGCTGCGTCAGCTCGGCGGCATCTCGGGCTTCCCGAAGCGTGACGAGTCGGAATACGACACTTTCGGCACCGCGCACTCCAGCACGTCGATCTCGGCTGCGCTCGGCATGGCGATCGCGAGCAAGCTGAAGGGCGAGCACCGTACGGGCATCGCCGTGATCGGCGACGGCGCGATGACGGCCGGCATGGCCTTCGAGGCGATGAACAACGCCGGCGTCGAAGACGACGTGCCGCTGCTGGTGATCCTGAACGACAACGACATGTCGATTTCGCCGCCGGTCGGCGCGCTGAATCGCCATCTGGCGCGTCTGATGTCGGGGCGCTTCTACGCCGCCGCGCGCGCCGGTGTCGAACGCGTTCTGCGCGTTGCGCCGCCCATGCTCGATCTGGCCCGCAAGCTCGAAGAGCACGCGAAGGGCATGATCGTGCCGGCCACGCTGTTCGAAGAGTTCGGTTTCAACTACATCGGCCCGATCGACGGTCACGACCTCGATTCGCTGATCCCGACGCTGCAGAACATCAAGGAACTGCGCGGTCCGCAATTCCTGCACGTCGTGACAAAGAAGGGTCAAGGCTACAAGCTGGCTGAGGCCGATCCGGTGCTGTATCACGGCCCGGGCAAGTTCAATCCGGCGGAAGGCATCAAGCCGGCTACCACGCCGTCGAAGAAAACCTACACGCAGGTGTTCGGCGAATGGCTGTGCGACGCGGCCGAGCTCGATCCGCGCGTGGTGGGCATCACGCCGGCCATGCGCGAAGGCTCGGGCATGGTCGAGTTCGAGAAGCGCTTCCCGGATCGTTATTTCGACGTCGGCATCGCCGAGCAGCACGCGGTGACGTTCGCCGGCGGCCTCGCCGCCGACGGCATGAAGCCGGTGGTCGCGATTTACTCGACCTTCCTGCAACGTGCCTACGATCAGTTGATCCACGACGTCGCGCTGCAAAATCTGCCGGTGGTGTTCGCTATCGACCGCGCGGGTCTGGTCGGTGCCGACGGCGCCACGCACGCAGGTGCTTACGACCTGGCGTTCCTGCGCTGCATCCCGAACATGACGGTGATGGCCGCGTCGGACGAAAACGAATGCCGTCAGATGCTGTACACGGCGTTGCAGCAGCCGAACCCGACGGCCGTGCGCTATCCACGCGGCGCCGGTACGGGTGTCGCAACCGTCAAGCAGATGGCTGTGCTGCCGATCGGCAAGGGTGAAATCCGTCGCGAGACTTCGCAACCCGCGGGCAAGCGGATCGCGATTCTGGCGTTCGGCACGATGGTCGCGCCGTCGCTGGCCGCCGCCGAGCAACTGGACGCCACGGTCGCGAACATGCGCTTCGTGAAGCCGCTGGACACGGATCTGGTCCGCCAGCTCGCCGAAACGCACGACGCCATCGTCACGGTCGAAGAAGGCTGCGTGATGGGCGGTGCGGGTTCGGCCTGCGTCGAAGCCCTGCTTGAAAGCGGCGTGTTGCGGCCGGTGCTGCAACTGGGCCTGCCCGATCAGTTCATCGATCATGGCGATCCGGGCAAGCTGCTCGCCGCGTGCGGTCTCGACGCCGTCGGCATCGCCAAGTCGATTCGCGAACGCTTTCTGTCGAGCGGCGCGGTCGGCGGTCAGTCGTCGGTGAAGCGCGTCGCTTAA